The Flexivirga oryzae genome has a segment encoding these proteins:
- a CDS encoding 16S rRNA (uracil(1498)-N(3))-methyltransferase, whose product MTARLFFAAAGDLDGVPVGGTVSVTGDEARHAVVVNRLGVGESVQVADGSGRVAEGEIVAAQRDAMTVRVASIHEPEVPTTRFVLMQALAKGGRDEQAVEAATELGVDGVIPWQADRSIVQWRGDKAAKALRKWHSLALAASKQSRRATVPVVEQLLTSRSAAARLSAAAAVVVLHEDAETPIGEFDVPAGEVVIVVGPEGGITPDEIAAFQGAGAAVIHLGPTVLRASNAGPTALAILLARARWH is encoded by the coding sequence GTGACCGCGCGCCTGTTCTTCGCCGCCGCGGGCGACCTGGACGGGGTGCCGGTCGGCGGCACCGTCAGCGTGACCGGGGACGAGGCCCGGCACGCCGTCGTGGTGAACCGGCTCGGCGTCGGCGAATCCGTGCAGGTCGCCGACGGCTCCGGCCGCGTCGCCGAGGGCGAGATCGTCGCGGCGCAGCGTGACGCGATGACTGTCCGAGTCGCGTCGATCCACGAGCCCGAGGTGCCGACGACGCGGTTCGTGCTGATGCAGGCGCTGGCCAAGGGCGGCCGGGACGAGCAGGCGGTCGAGGCGGCGACGGAGCTCGGGGTCGACGGCGTCATCCCGTGGCAGGCGGACCGCAGCATCGTGCAGTGGCGCGGCGACAAGGCCGCCAAGGCGCTGCGCAAGTGGCACTCGCTCGCCCTCGCCGCGAGCAAGCAGTCCCGGCGTGCCACGGTCCCCGTCGTGGAGCAACTCCTCACCAGCCGCTCCGCCGCCGCCCGGTTGTCGGCCGCGGCCGCGGTCGTGGTCCTGCACGAGGACGCGGAGACCCCGATCGGCGAATTCGACGTACCTGCAGGGGAAGTCGTCATCGTCGTCGGCCCGGAGGGTGGCATCACCCCGGACGAGATTGCTGCGTTCCAGGGTGCCGGCGCAGCCGTCATACACCTGGGCCCGACGGTGCTGCGCGCTTCCAATGCCGGCCCCACCGCCCTCGCCATACTCCTCGCCCGCGCCCGCTGGCACTGA
- a CDS encoding MFS transporter — MTTTRLTPPSSDTKRGSLVILCAAMFLVLLDVSIVNVALPSIASGLGGGTAGAQAVVDSYTVPLAALLLTAGAAADRWGARRAFAAGLLAFGAGSICCTLAPNLVALIAGRVVQGVGAAAMLPASLALISAIWTDPAERARAIAIWSGVSGSAVAVGPLIGGALIGVGGWRLIFLVNLPVVVAATAGARLLPAGATQDRRIDWLGAASSTVCLGCVIGAVIELGRAGVSGAGAALATCAVLAAVVFVVGQLRSATPMVPRELWRNGALLRSCGGSFGMNLVGNGSLLVVAFLFQLVQGRDAFAAGLATIPMFAPLTLVPLLGRRWMVRVRPARLVRVGFALGAVGELALAAAVWRSPHTVVAMLPGMLLAGGALGLLVTPLVATAVAAAPAHSGLVGGLNNAARQTGTSVGVALFGTVAGAADAPGATTRMAWCFVLGATIWCASGVLAGRVGGRWRHTPRAGNDSSLSSDARRMESR, encoded by the coding sequence ATGACGACAACCCGCCTCACCCCGCCCAGCAGCGACACGAAGCGCGGCAGCCTGGTGATCCTGTGCGCCGCGATGTTCCTCGTGCTGCTCGATGTCTCGATCGTCAACGTCGCGCTGCCGAGCATCGCCTCCGGCCTGGGTGGCGGCACCGCGGGTGCGCAGGCGGTCGTCGACAGCTACACCGTCCCGCTTGCAGCGCTGCTGCTGACGGCGGGAGCGGCGGCGGACCGCTGGGGTGCACGTCGCGCCTTCGCAGCAGGGCTGCTCGCCTTCGGCGCCGGCTCGATCTGCTGCACGCTGGCGCCGAATCTCGTTGCCCTCATTGCAGGTCGGGTGGTGCAGGGCGTCGGCGCGGCCGCCATGCTGCCGGCCAGCCTGGCGCTGATCAGCGCCATCTGGACCGACCCGGCCGAGCGTGCCCGCGCGATCGCGATCTGGTCGGGGGTGTCCGGCTCTGCGGTCGCGGTCGGGCCGCTGATCGGCGGCGCGCTGATCGGGGTGGGCGGCTGGCGGCTGATCTTCCTGGTCAACCTGCCGGTGGTGGTTGCGGCCACCGCCGGTGCGCGCCTGCTGCCGGCGGGTGCGACGCAGGACCGGCGGATCGACTGGCTCGGCGCGGCGTCCTCGACGGTGTGCCTCGGTTGCGTGATCGGCGCGGTGATCGAGCTGGGGCGTGCCGGGGTCTCCGGTGCCGGTGCGGCGCTCGCGACGTGCGCCGTCCTCGCGGCTGTGGTCTTCGTCGTCGGCCAGCTGCGGTCGGCGACGCCGATGGTCCCGCGCGAGCTGTGGCGCAACGGGGCACTGCTGCGTTCGTGCGGCGGCTCGTTCGGGATGAACCTCGTCGGGAACGGCTCGTTGCTTGTGGTGGCCTTCCTCTTCCAGCTGGTCCAGGGCCGGGACGCGTTCGCGGCCGGGCTGGCGACCATCCCGATGTTCGCTCCGCTCACCCTCGTGCCGCTGCTCGGCCGGCGGTGGATGGTGCGGGTCCGTCCGGCCCGGCTGGTCCGCGTCGGTTTCGCGCTCGGTGCCGTCGGTGAGCTCGCGCTCGCCGCCGCGGTATGGCGCAGCCCGCACACCGTGGTCGCGATGCTGCCAGGAATGCTGCTCGCCGGCGGTGCGCTCGGCCTGCTGGTGACGCCGCTGGTGGCAACGGCCGTCGCCGCCGCACCGGCGCACAGCGGACTCGTCGGTGGCCTGAACAACGCCGCCCGGCAGACCGGCACATCGGTCGGGGTCGCGCTGTTCGGCACCGTGGCCGGGGCTGCGGACGCGCCGGGCGCCACGACCCGGATGGCCTGGTGCTTCGTGCTCGGCGCGACGATCTGGTGCGCCTCCGGCGTGCTGGCCGGGCGGGTCGGCGGCCGCTGGCGCCATACACCACGGGCCGGAAACGATTCGAGCCTGTCGTCCGACGCCCGTAGAATGGAGTCACGATGA
- the dnaJ gene encoding molecular chaperone DnaJ: MNDYYGDLGVAQSASPEEIKRAYRKLARKLHPDVNPSEEASEQFKKIAQAYDVLGDAEKRRAYDMGSDPYASAGAGGGYGQGFSFSDIMDAFFGGAGAAQAGPRSRMQRGQDALIAVELELATAVFGGAEELTFDTAVTCSVCHGEGARPGTGKHTCHICHGSGQVQEVQRSFLGQVMTTRPCQACRGYGEVIDDPCFNCSGEGRIRDRRTITVKVPAGVDTGTRIQLTGEGEVGPGGGPAGDLYVEVRVRKHATFERRGDDLHCSVELPMTAAALGTSLPLETFDGTRDVEIPQGTQPGDVITLRGLGVTHLRTQVRGDLLVHANVRVPTRLDPQQEELLRQLAKERGEERPEARFGRVEKGLFGKLRDAFQAK; this comes from the coding sequence GTGAACGACTACTACGGCGATCTGGGCGTCGCGCAGAGCGCGAGCCCGGAAGAAATCAAGCGCGCCTACCGCAAGCTGGCGCGCAAACTGCACCCGGACGTCAACCCCTCCGAGGAGGCGTCCGAGCAGTTCAAGAAGATCGCGCAGGCGTATGACGTGCTCGGCGACGCCGAGAAGCGGCGGGCCTACGACATGGGCAGCGACCCGTATGCGTCTGCGGGCGCCGGTGGCGGTTACGGCCAGGGCTTCTCGTTCTCCGACATCATGGACGCGTTCTTCGGCGGCGCCGGTGCGGCGCAGGCCGGCCCGCGTTCGCGGATGCAGCGGGGCCAGGACGCCCTCATCGCTGTCGAACTGGAACTCGCCACAGCCGTTTTCGGTGGTGCGGAGGAGCTGACGTTCGACACCGCGGTGACCTGCTCGGTCTGCCACGGCGAGGGGGCGCGGCCCGGCACCGGCAAACACACCTGTCACATCTGCCACGGCAGCGGCCAGGTGCAGGAGGTGCAGCGATCCTTCCTCGGACAGGTGATGACCACGCGCCCGTGCCAGGCGTGCCGGGGGTATGGCGAGGTCATCGACGACCCGTGCTTCAACTGCTCCGGTGAGGGACGGATCCGGGACCGCCGCACCATCACGGTGAAGGTGCCGGCCGGTGTCGACACCGGAACCCGGATCCAGCTCACCGGGGAGGGCGAGGTCGGCCCCGGCGGTGGCCCCGCCGGCGACCTCTACGTCGAGGTGCGGGTCCGCAAGCACGCGACGTTCGAGCGCCGCGGTGACGACCTGCACTGCTCGGTCGAGTTGCCGATGACCGCTGCGGCGCTGGGCACGTCGCTGCCGCTGGAGACCTTCGACGGCACCAGGGACGTGGAGATCCCGCAAGGGACCCAGCCGGGTGACGTGATCACGTTGCGCGGTCTGGGCGTCACACATCTGCGCACCCAGGTCCGTGGCGACCTGCTGGTGCACGCCAACGTCCGCGTGCCGACCCGGCTCGACCCGCAGCAGGAGGAACTGTTGCGGCAACTGGCGAAGGAGCGTGGCGAGGAGCGTCCCGAGGCACGGTTCGGCCGTGTCGAGAAGGGTCTGTTCGGCAAGCTGCGCGACGCGTTCCAGGCCAAGTAG
- a CDS encoding ArsR/SmtB family transcription factor has product MTTSTGLREVSDVATLFADRARARMVGALLDGRRLPASRLATEAGVSAATASGHLRKMLDAGIVRVEVSGRHRFYYLADEQVAAAFEAMVALTPLPPVTSLRAGTRQQRLRAARTCYDHLAGRLGVAIMNALIDSGVLAPLDAVADTRRRAGEALSAQLGRGHFELGPRAGAVLPSWGVDLAYVESLSRPTLRFCLDWTEQQHHLSGALGAAILQAARDRDWVRPGPRARELAVTQAGVDGFARLAPAIRAQLAG; this is encoded by the coding sequence ATGACGACAAGCACCGGGCTGCGTGAGGTCAGCGACGTCGCAACGCTCTTCGCCGACCGGGCGCGGGCCCGGATGGTGGGCGCGCTGCTCGACGGGCGACGGCTGCCGGCGTCCCGCCTGGCCACCGAGGCGGGGGTCAGCGCGGCCACCGCGAGCGGCCACCTGCGCAAGATGCTCGACGCCGGCATCGTGCGGGTGGAGGTCAGCGGCCGGCACCGCTTCTACTACCTGGCGGATGAGCAGGTGGCGGCGGCGTTCGAGGCGATGGTCGCGCTGACCCCGCTGCCGCCCGTGACGTCACTGCGCGCGGGCACACGGCAGCAGCGGCTGCGCGCGGCACGCACCTGCTACGACCATCTCGCCGGGCGGCTCGGCGTCGCGATCATGAACGCGCTGATCGACTCCGGTGTGCTGGCGCCGCTGGATGCCGTCGCCGACACGCGGCGCCGTGCCGGCGAGGCGCTGTCGGCGCAGCTCGGCCGCGGCCATTTCGAGCTGGGTCCGCGCGCCGGCGCCGTACTGCCTTCGTGGGGCGTGGATCTGGCGTATGTCGAGAGCCTCTCCCGCCCGACACTGCGGTTCTGCCTGGACTGGACCGAGCAGCAGCACCACCTGTCCGGTGCGCTCGGTGCGGCGATCCTGCAGGCGGCCCGCGACCGGGACTGGGTGCGCCCCGGGCCGCGAGCCCGCGAACTCGCGGTCACCCAGGCGGGCGTCGACGGTTTCGCCCGACTCGCCCCGGCCATCCGCGCCCAGCTCGCCGGCTGA